The Erythrolamprus reginae isolate rEryReg1 chromosome 3, rEryReg1.hap1, whole genome shotgun sequence genome contains a region encoding:
- the LOC139163440 gene encoding protocadherin gamma-B5-like produces the protein MERKKKKNGGAYRRQVLLLLQLSFPYWVASEQIHYIIPEEMTKGSIVGNLAKDLGLSNKELAKRNVHAASVDDMKYFRINTENGDFYINERIDREKICGKILFCLVNFEIVIENPLNIFHVNIKIQDINDNAPQFLNGNINLETSEVTLPGTKFLLGTAEDADIGINSLQNYQLSSNPYFILEVEESQDGNKFADLVLQKPLDRESQEYIHLVLMAMDGGEPRKNSTVQILINITDANDNPPIFTQEIYRVSLTENAPIGTTVLQTSASDDDEGINAQIRYHFSNLPIKAQEKFSMDPIKGVIILIKTLDFEETKEYIITVAAKDGGGLVTHCKVQIQIIDENDNFPEITVVSLFTPLPENSRSETLIALINVKDKDAGDNGKITCYLQNDLPFKILPSSNNYYKLITDRPLDREKVSQYNITITATDKGIPPLNTNKTIFLQISDINDNAPAFEKASYSIYVPENNPSGASIFQIQAFDQDVEQNSQVTYSILASNIEELPISSYISIHSETGIIYAQRSFDYEQFREFQLQVKAKDGGNPPLSNNVTVRVFILDRNDNSPQILYPSTNSKDSALFEMVPHSAEADYLVTKVVAVDADSGHNAWLSYQLIQATEPALFTVGSHTGEIRTARTFLERDAMKHRLVLLVKDNGQPPLSASVTLNLVFAENFQEALPEMKNQMKSSEDQSDLQFYLVVALAVMSFLFLLSVILALTMKLRQSENPRFLQCFAPVPHTKSGAIFPSNFEEGPLPYSYQLCLSSESRKNEFAVLTPNIHIAENVLCDEKFGISFTEVGGKKLPCEVR, from the coding sequence atggaaagaaagaaaaaaaagaatggaggAGCATACAGAAGGCAAGTATTACTTCTCTTGCAATTATCATTCCCTTACTGGGTTGCTTCAGAGCAAATTCATTATATAATACCGGAGGAAATGACAAAAGGTTCTATTGTGGGGAATCTCGCTAAGGATCTGGGGCTGAGTAACAAAGAACTGGCAAAACGCAATGTGCATGCAGCCTCGGTGGATGATATGAAATATTTTAGAATCAATACAGAAAATGGAGATTTCTATATAAATGAAAGGATAGACCGGGAAAAAATATGTGGCAAAATTCTCTTTTGCTTGGTTAATTTTGAAATCGTGATTGAAAACCCTCTGAATATTTTCCATGTAAATATAAAAATCCAAGATATTAATGATAATGCCCCACAGTTCCTTAATGGCAATATCAACTTGGAAACAAGTGAAGTTACTTTGCCAGGCACCAAATTTCTCCTTGGAACAGCTGAAGATGCTGATATTGGAATAAATTCTCTACAGAACTACCAGCTCAGTTCCAATCCATATTTCATTTTGGAAGTAGAAGAGAGTCAAGATGGAAATAAATTTGCAGATTTAGTTCTGCAGAAACCTTTAGATCGTGAAAGTCAAGAATATATACATTTGGTTCTTATGGCAATGGATGGAGGTGAACCTAGAAAAAATTCTACAGTGCAAATATTAATAAACATTACTGATGCCAATGACAACCCTCCCATTTTTACTCAAGAGATCTATAGGGTCAGTCTAACAGAAAATGCTCCTATTGGAACTACTGTGCTCCAGACTTCAGCTTCTGATGATGATGAAGGCATAAATGCTCAAATCAGGTATCATTTCAGCAACCTACCAATAAAAGCACAAGAAAAATTTAGTATGGATCCAATCAAAGGGGTAATTATTCTCATTAAAACATTAGATTTTGAAGAAACCAAAGAATATATTATAACAGTGGCAGCAAAAGATGGTGGAGGATTAGTAACACATTGTAAAGTGCAAATACAAATTATAGATGAGAATGACAACTTCCCAGAGATAACAGTGGTTTCTTTATTTACCCCACTTCCTGAAAATTCTAGGTCTGAAACTTTAATTGCTCTTATAAATGTTAAAGATAAAGATGCTGGTGATAATGGAAAGATAACTTGTTATTTACAAAATGACTTGCCATTCAAGATACTTCCATCATCCAACAATTACTACAAGCTCATAACAGACAGACCTCTGGACAGAGAAAAGGTATCTCAGTATAATATTACAATCACAGCCACTGACAAAGGAATTCCTCCATTGAACACAAATAAAACCATCTTTCTGCAGATCTCTGATATCAATGACAATGCTCCTGCTTTTGAAAAAGCTTCCTACAGCATCTATGTGCCAGAGAACAATCCTTCTGGTGCCTCCATCTTCCAGATTCAAGCCTTTGATCAGGATGTGGAACAAAACTCACAGGTCACATATTCAATCCTTGCCAGCAACATTGAAGAACTTCCCATCTCCTCCTATATCTCCATTCATTCTGAAACTGGCATCATCTATGCCCAGCGATCCTTTGACTATGAGCAGTTCAGGGAATTCCAGCTGCAGGTGAAGGCCAAAGATGGCGGGAATCCCCCTCTCAGCAATAATGTCACAGTCAGGGTGTTTATCCTGGATCGCAATGACAACAGCCCCCAAATCCTTTACCCTTCAACAAACTCCAAGGACTCTGCCCTCTTTGAGATGGTCCCTCATTCAGCTGAGGCAGATTATCTGGTAACAAAGGTGGTGGCTGTGGATGCCGATTCTGGACACAACGCCTGGCTCTCCTACCAGCTGATTCAAGCCACAGAACCAGCCCTCTTCACTGTTGGCTCCCATACCGGTGAGATCAGGACAGCAAGAACTTTTCTGGAGAGAGATGCCATGAAACATAGACTGGTCCTTCTGGTGAAGGATAATGGACAACCGCCTCTCTCGGCCTCTGTCACTCTGAACCTGGTGTTTGCTGAGAACTTCCAGGAGGCCCTTCCAGAGATGAAAAACCAGATGAAGAGTTCAGAGGATCAGTCGGACCTACAGTTCTATTTGGTGGTGGCCTTAGCTGTGATGTCATTTTTATTCCTCTTGTCAGTGATTCTGGCTCTTACGATGAAACTCCGGCAGTCAGAGAATCCTAGATTCCTACAATGTTTTGCTCCAGTCCCACATACCAAATCTGGTGCAATATTTCCTTCAAATTTTGAAGAAGGGCCATTGCCTTATTCCTACCAACTTTGCCTTTCATCTGAATCCAGAAAGAATGAGTTTGCTGTGCTGACGCCAAATATTCATATTGCTGAGAATGTTCTTTGTGATGAAAAATTTGGTATATCTTTTACAGAAGTTGGAGGGAAAAAATTACCTTGTGAGGTGAGATAA